The region TTGTTTCTCGTCGACGTCCGGGGATTGCTGAGCCCGTTCGGTCAAGCCTGAAGCGATTTCGGGCAGAATGGTCGCCAGCTCAGGACGTGCTTCCTCGAACGCAGGCGACTCGTCGATTTCGGGTAAGACTTCCTGCGTCGTCTTCAGTGCGAGTTCCCAGTCGGAACCACCTTCGACCATGTTCCAAAGGGAAGCCATTCCCAAGCGGACTTCTGCCAGCGGTGTGCTGGGATGATCAGGAAAGCGGCGGATGAACTTGTCGTACTCAGCGCCAGCTTGAACGTACGAACCACTGCGATAACTTTTTTCGGCAACTTGGAACATCTCATCGCCGCTATCAAACGCGAGCCAGAAGTACAGCAGACCGCCGACGAGTAGCAGCAGAATCAAACCACCACCACCGAACAGCAGCAGCGGCGAGTCCCAGGGGTTGGCGCGACTGGTCTTCTTCTTGTGCGTCTTCTTCTTTCCACCGCCGCCACTTTCGTTGGCAAAGGGATCGGTCTCTTCGCCTTCTTCGCCGAAGCCTTCCACGCCGCCAAGCCCCAGCGGATCGCCTCCGAGATCGTCTTCCGACGTCGGCATGTCATCCAGGGCGATAAGATCGTCCGCGCCGGTTTCGACGATTTCGTCTTCGACGGGATCGGCCTGCATCCATTTTTGCTGGGCCCGTTTACGACCTTCGCTGACAGGAATCGAATCTGCTTTGATGCCTGACTTTGCTTCGGAGAGCAGCTTTTTGGCCTGGTACTTTGTCAGCCGCTGCCGTTCCAGCAGAAACGTCACCAGGTCTTCAATCGACATGTCGAGCGAGCCGGTGCTCAACTGACGACGAATAGCGGCAAGCTGGTTGTCCGCCATATAGTCGTGGGCTTCGATCAGGTCGATAAATTCCGAAATGTTCATCGTGGCTAAGTTTCTCTGCTAGTGAACGAATCTGTTGTGGACCGAGTTAGGTTACGAGACCGTCATAAGTCTTCCTCGGTCGACATCAACCGGATCGAGTCGACGCCAGCATCGGCGCCGGCATCTAATGCGGTGACTACTTTTTCGTGAAGGGCTTCCACATGGGCGATCACCAAGAGTGTCCGCGGCGGCTGAGCGGGATTCGAAGCTCGCGCTTCACGAATCTGGCGGTACAGTTCCTGCTCGCTCGGAGCTTCCCGTTCCTGATCCCACGCCGCACAGCCAACAAAATAGGTATTGAACGAGTCGATCCGTACCAAAATGTTGTCCGGGTCGTCTTCCGGTTCCTCTTGCTCTTGGGCCACAGCGCTGGGGGCGTTGTCTTTCGGAGCGGGAACTTCCATCGACTTTTGAATCTGGAACGACGCGGTGACCATAAAGAAGATCAGCAGCAGGAACGTCACGTCGACCATCGGCGTCAAGTCTAACTCGCCATCGTCGCCGTCTCGCTTTGTCTGAAAGCTGACCGGCTGTTCCTGGGCGACCACGTTTTCCGCCTCGCGCGGCTTCGGCTGCGGAACGACCACATCTTCGGCGGTCAGCTCCAGCAACTCTTCCTGGTCATGCTCGTCGCTCAAACGAGCCGGCTTGGGAACTTCCAACCGGGTATCGCAGTTCGAGCAAAACGTGGTCCCGCCCACCATGTCGACACTGGCCGACAAAAGGTCGCTACACGCGGGGCATCGAAATCGAAAAACACCGTTACTCACTGTTTTTCTTGAACCCCCAAGTAAAGCCGCTCGACCGTATCGACAACACCGCTGCGTGTCGCGGCCAATGCGACGCGTTCGACTTCGCCGTACGGTACTTTGCCGTCCGCTTTAATCAGCAAATGCCGCTTCGGAACGCCACTTTCAATGCGTCCAGCGAAACTTCGTTCGACGAAATCGGTGATCTCGTCTTCCTGCTGATTCAAGTCGTTGTCTTCCGCTCGCGATTCGGCCGAAATGCCATCTCCCAGGTAAACCGTCGCACGTCCTTCGGTTCCTTCGGCAGTCAACGTGATGACGGCCGAGTCGAGGGACGATACGGTCGTTCCATGCTTTGCTTCCGGCATTTGTGCCGCCGTCTGCTGCTGCAAGTTCGACGTCACGATAAAGAAGATCAACAGCAAGAAGGTAATATCGATCATCGGCGTAATGTCCAGATCGCCTTCTTCCGGCCGTTTGCGGGCCGGCATGATCTCGCCTTCGTCTAGTTCTACGAGTTCGTTCGACATGATCGCTTCCCCCACGCGTTACTTCGATGCACTGACTGGCTGAATCTCTTCCAGTTCATGCATCGTTTCGGTTGCAATCGCTTCGCGAAGGCTACCCATGAAACGCGTCAGGCCAACGGCAACCAGGTCTTCCATCTTGCGGATGCGGATGTTCACGCTGTTCAAACAAAACGTCAGCGGAATGGCAATCACCAAGCCCAAAGCAGTTGTGATCAGTGCCAGGCTAATGTCGTTGGCCATTGCCCCGGCATCCACTTTGTCGGCCGTTGCCAGTTTGGCGAACGCCCCCATCATCCCCGTCACCGTACCAAGCAGGCCGACCATTGGGGCGCCTTTGATGACGGTGTTGATCCAGCTGATGCGGTGGTCCAAATCGGCCAGCACGTCTCGCTGAAAACGTTCGACGACTAGCTGCTTAACCTGCGAATACCCAATCTCGCGGTTTTCAATGGCTAGGTATGCCAACTGAGGCAATGCCCGAGGGTCGGACTCGCACAGTTCGCTGGCTTCCTCGAAGTCGCCCTGTTCGAGCGGTTCTTCGACGGCATCGAGAAAAGCATCCTGCTGGGCTTCGTTACGAAATCGCTTTTGCGACACACGTGCCCAGACCATGGTCACGCAGTAAGCGCCCCATAAGGCTACAAGGGCGAGAGCGCCGTACATCGACGTCGCAAAGATTTGAGTAAGTCCAGAAATGTCCATGTTTGTTACCGCTGAATTCGCTTTGGGCTATCTCGGTTGACGATACAACTGACGGATCACGTAAAATT is a window of Bremerella sp. TYQ1 DNA encoding:
- a CDS encoding biopolymer transporter ExbD gives rise to the protein MSNGVFRFRCPACSDLLSASVDMVGGTTFCSNCDTRLEVPKPARLSDEHDQEELLELTAEDVVVPQPKPREAENVVAQEQPVSFQTKRDGDDGELDLTPMVDVTFLLLIFFMVTASFQIQKSMEVPAPKDNAPSAVAQEQEEPEDDPDNILVRIDSFNTYFVGCAAWDQEREAPSEQELYRQIREARASNPAQPPRTLLVIAHVEALHEKVVTALDAGADAGVDSIRLMSTEEDL
- a CDS encoding biopolymer transporter ExbD, whose product is MSNELVELDEGEIMPARKRPEEGDLDITPMIDITFLLLIFFIVTSNLQQQTAAQMPEAKHGTTVSSLDSAVITLTAEGTEGRATVYLGDGISAESRAEDNDLNQQEDEITDFVERSFAGRIESGVPKRHLLIKADGKVPYGEVERVALAATRSGVVDTVERLYLGVQEKQ
- a CDS encoding MotA/TolQ/ExbB proton channel family protein; this translates as MDISGLTQIFATSMYGALALVALWGAYCVTMVWARVSQKRFRNEAQQDAFLDAVEEPLEQGDFEEASELCESDPRALPQLAYLAIENREIGYSQVKQLVVERFQRDVLADLDHRISWINTVIKGAPMVGLLGTVTGMMGAFAKLATADKVDAGAMANDISLALITTALGLVIAIPLTFCLNSVNIRIRKMEDLVAVGLTRFMGSLREAIATETMHELEEIQPVSASK